A stretch of the Rhodohalobacter mucosus genome encodes the following:
- a CDS encoding AsmA-like C-terminal region-containing protein translates to MKTFFKIAAVVVGLLIVILVGLNIYFTDDRLSDMVLPDIREATGADIQVDKLSLTFFRTFPRFGVEAQHVQIPDQMGDSIFSADQILVSVELFPLLRNELSVSRLDLKRPVINYQIRPDSTTNIDFLLESDSEVQEETGSGFDISIPRFSVSEGSLLYADATNESLFKLDDLDADISLRFADLIESSISARLGELSATVEGVNYVENLSLSLDQTSTIDLQNEILTLTEATLSIRGLALNLAGSVTSWSSDFPTADLEFSSSSDSFEELLRLAPPQFEETIEGLESRGSLTMEGSVTGPIGGDVLPAFNLIVEVNDGYLKNPDLSEAIRDIILNLEINNELATIREFRATAAGNTVYLSGTLERPMEDDAVFDLTVNGDVDLSTIGNFYPISDFGLEDLAGVLQADATANGRLDVPEEASFSGVILLENGRLKYADVPQPIEEINARIDARNDRLLIRESGFRTSSGSLSLSGSVVRPLDEESRLVDIAANLNMDLASVKEFYPLHEDTLSMRGDLSVNVSLQGRPDPENIESLVRDGRAELKNGFISHYSIAKPIEQISFLAEASGTSLTINRADFEAGDNSLTVSGSVDDYLSERPSIDLMFDGDAVFADITTYYSLEPWIQEITGSATMRMNVSGPVGDPKQISLNGSLAANEVNAYGDSLGLPVTDLNGLLTIRPASMSLDSLGMNYGSTDISLQGTLNRYLGFLEESNESEESMPQISGSYRSEHLNMDEMIDWEEESEGPIPVEIPDMLATVDAEIDSLTIFGLRITDISGSGSMNPRQILLEEANARLFGGTANGSMNWQVPDPLRTNVRFEGSLDTLRAEDFFRDTGFLGKDRNLHNHVSGALNVSVDYYAELDEELSPDITTAEADGSFGMTRSSLEGHPIQVKIAEFLRAPRLERANLDQWEADFAISDTVLTLSNLSLTSDSIGVEMNGTQHLMTNRIDYVATLLLPASFKGTIASVISTPAADALQQENGAMGIPIRITGTTGSPVVRPDTRVIEEVIRERAREGAEDVLKRLFNRNGS, encoded by the coding sequence ATGAAGACGTTTTTTAAGATAGCTGCAGTCGTCGTAGGGCTGTTAATAGTCATATTAGTCGGGTTAAATATCTATTTCACCGACGACAGATTGAGCGATATGGTTCTTCCGGATATTCGTGAAGCAACCGGCGCAGATATTCAGGTAGACAAACTCTCACTTACATTTTTCAGAACGTTTCCCAGGTTTGGCGTGGAAGCGCAACATGTTCAGATACCGGATCAAATGGGGGATTCCATCTTTTCCGCTGATCAAATCCTTGTCTCCGTCGAACTTTTTCCACTACTCAGGAATGAACTGTCTGTTTCAAGACTCGACCTGAAACGGCCGGTCATCAATTATCAGATACGCCCCGATTCCACTACAAATATTGACTTCTTGCTTGAGAGTGACTCGGAAGTGCAGGAAGAAACCGGAAGCGGCTTCGATATCTCCATTCCAAGGTTCTCTGTTTCAGAAGGATCCCTGCTCTATGCCGATGCTACAAATGAATCACTTTTCAAGCTGGATGATCTCGATGCTGATATCTCCCTGCGATTCGCCGATCTTATCGAATCAAGTATATCCGCTCGTTTGGGAGAGCTCAGTGCCACCGTGGAAGGAGTAAATTATGTAGAGAACCTGTCCCTGAGCCTTGATCAAACGTCAACGATAGATCTTCAGAATGAGATTCTTACTCTCACAGAAGCAACACTCAGCATCCGTGGACTGGCCCTAAACCTGGCTGGTTCCGTAACATCATGGAGTTCGGATTTTCCGACCGCAGATCTCGAATTTTCATCCAGTTCCGACAGTTTTGAAGAGCTGCTCCGACTTGCACCTCCACAGTTCGAAGAGACAATTGAAGGGCTTGAATCAAGAGGCTCTCTTACGATGGAAGGTTCAGTAACGGGACCCATCGGGGGAGATGTGCTTCCCGCATTTAATCTGATTGTAGAGGTAAATGACGGATATCTTAAAAATCCGGATCTCTCGGAAGCCATTCGCGATATAATCCTGAACCTGGAAATTAATAACGAGCTCGCCACAATACGTGAATTCAGGGCTACGGCAGCCGGCAACACGGTATATCTGTCCGGCACACTTGAACGTCCGATGGAGGATGATGCTGTTTTCGACCTCACAGTTAACGGAGATGTTGATCTGTCAACTATTGGTAATTTTTATCCGATATCCGACTTTGGCCTGGAAGATCTGGCAGGGGTTCTACAAGCTGACGCAACTGCAAACGGACGGCTTGACGTACCTGAAGAAGCATCATTTTCAGGAGTAATACTGCTTGAAAACGGGCGACTGAAATACGCAGATGTGCCGCAGCCTATTGAGGAGATCAACGCCCGGATTGATGCCCGGAATGACAGATTGCTTATTCGTGAATCCGGCTTTCGTACATCCTCCGGCAGCTTAAGCCTCTCGGGCAGCGTTGTTCGTCCGCTGGATGAAGAAAGCAGGCTGGTGGACATTGCAGCGAACCTGAACATGGATCTGGCATCGGTAAAGGAATTCTATCCCTTACACGAAGACACACTTTCAATGCGGGGTGATTTAAGTGTGAACGTATCGCTTCAGGGAAGGCCGGATCCCGAAAATATCGAATCCCTGGTTCGGGATGGAAGGGCAGAGCTGAAAAACGGTTTTATCTCACACTATTCGATCGCTAAACCGATTGAACAGATATCATTCCTGGCTGAAGCATCCGGTACATCACTTACCATCAACCGTGCGGACTTTGAAGCGGGGGATAACTCTTTGACGGTAAGCGGATCGGTTGACGATTACCTGAGTGAACGTCCCTCCATCGATCTGATGTTCGACGGGGATGCGGTTTTTGCGGATATAACGACGTACTATTCACTTGAGCCGTGGATTCAGGAAATAACAGGCAGTGCAACGATGCGTATGAATGTGAGTGGGCCGGTCGGGGACCCCAAACAAATTTCGCTCAATGGGTCACTGGCTGCAAATGAAGTTAACGCATATGGAGATTCGCTTGGGCTTCCGGTTACAGATTTAAATGGCCTTCTGACCATCCGGCCGGCCAGCATGTCACTCGACAGCCTCGGGATGAACTATGGATCAACCGACATTTCACTCCAGGGAACCCTGAATCGCTACCTCGGTTTCCTTGAGGAATCGAACGAATCGGAAGAGTCGATGCCGCAAATATCGGGATCTTACAGAAGTGAACACCTTAACATGGACGAGATGATCGATTGGGAAGAGGAGTCGGAAGGTCCGATACCGGTTGAGATTCCAGATATGCTGGCAACCGTGGATGCAGAAATAGATTCATTGACCATTTTTGGGCTCCGCATAACGGATATCTCAGGATCTGGATCCATGAACCCCCGGCAAATTCTTTTGGAAGAAGCCAATGCCAGGCTTTTTGGAGGAACGGCCAATGGATCCATGAACTGGCAGGTACCCGATCCGCTGCGTACGAATGTTCGTTTTGAAGGCAGTCTGGATACCCTGCGGGCTGAGGATTTTTTCAGAGATACAGGGTTCCTTGGTAAGGATCGCAATCTGCATAATCATGTAAGTGGCGCGCTGAATGTCAGTGTGGACTACTACGCTGAACTAGATGAAGAATTGAGTCCCGACATAACCACGGCTGAGGCGGATGGCTCATTCGGGATGACACGTTCCAGCCTGGAAGGGCACCCCATCCAGGTTAAGATCGCTGAATTTTTACGGGCCCCCCGGCTTGAGCGGGCTAACCTGGATCAGTGGGAAGCAGATTTCGCCATCAGCGATACAGTGCTTACGCTAAGCAATCTATCGCTTACCAGCGACAGTATCGGTGTTGAAATGAACGGTACACAGCATTTGATGACAAACCGAATCGATTATGTGGCTACACTGCTGTTGCCGGCAAGCTTCAAAGGCACTATCGCATCCGTAATTTCAACTCCGGCTGCCGATGCACTGCAGCAGGAAAACGGAGCCATGGGAATACCGATCCGGATAACCGGCACGACTGGCAGCCCGGTGGTGAGGCCTGATACACGCGTTATAGAAGAAGTGATAAGGGAGCGGGCGCGAGAAGGAGCTGAAGACGTGCTCAAACGGCTCTTTAACCGTAACGGATCTTGA
- the gltX gene encoding glutamate--tRNA ligase, whose amino-acid sequence MEGSVRVRFAPSPTGFLHIGGLRTALYNYLFARSHEGGKFILRIEDTDQSRYVEGAEQDIIRSLEWCGMSVDEGPAVGGDSGPYRQSERKSIYNAYAEKLIEQDEAYYAFDTTDEIEQMRERLQKSGNPSPKYDYITRQSMKNSLTLPQDEVQKRLSAGEEYVVRLKVPRRESIRFEDMIRGHVSFESKGLDDQVLLKSDGMPTYHLANVVDDHLMKITHVIRGEEWLSSTPKHMLLYKAFGWEPPKMAHLPLIMSPSGGKLSKRKAEEEGIPVNTRDYIDLHYEPEALVNFLAYLGWSPGDDSEIHSLEELCRLFSLDRVSKGGAVFNHKKLLWYNEHYLRSQSDKMLANRLKPLAEAHGVELTDHDYLEQAVGLLKERVSRLDELIEMGLFFFRDPEEYDPKALNKWKDGSSDLVKQYRGKIEKLPESDFAAGTLKKTLEEVIEANDVGFGKLMMPLRIAVTGQGFGPDLFQSMELIGKDVVIRRIDTALERLS is encoded by the coding sequence ATGGAAGGTTCTGTTCGCGTACGTTTTGCACCCTCACCCACCGGTTTTCTGCATATTGGAGGGCTTCGCACTGCACTTTACAACTATCTGTTTGCCCGCTCGCATGAAGGCGGGAAATTTATCCTCCGTATTGAAGATACCGATCAAAGCCGATATGTAGAGGGGGCGGAACAAGACATCATACGGTCGCTGGAGTGGTGCGGAATGAGTGTGGATGAAGGACCGGCGGTTGGGGGGGATTCAGGACCTTACCGTCAAAGTGAGCGAAAATCGATCTACAATGCGTATGCGGAAAAACTGATTGAGCAGGATGAAGCGTACTATGCATTCGACACCACGGACGAAATTGAACAGATGCGCGAGCGTCTGCAGAAATCGGGCAATCCATCGCCCAAATACGATTATATTACCCGCCAGTCCATGAAAAACAGCCTTACCTTGCCGCAGGATGAGGTTCAGAAGAGACTCAGTGCCGGCGAAGAGTATGTGGTAAGGCTGAAGGTTCCACGTCGTGAGAGCATCCGCTTTGAGGATATGATTCGCGGACATGTATCCTTCGAATCGAAAGGCCTGGATGACCAGGTTCTGCTGAAGTCGGACGGAATGCCCACATATCATCTGGCCAATGTGGTTGACGACCACCTGATGAAAATCACTCATGTTATACGTGGCGAGGAGTGGCTCAGCAGTACGCCAAAACATATGCTGCTGTATAAGGCGTTTGGTTGGGAGCCGCCCAAAATGGCTCACCTGCCGCTTATCATGTCGCCCAGCGGAGGGAAACTCTCCAAGCGAAAAGCTGAAGAGGAGGGAATTCCGGTAAATACGCGTGATTATATTGACCTTCATTACGAACCGGAAGCTCTTGTAAATTTTCTGGCCTACCTGGGATGGAGCCCCGGTGATGACAGCGAAATTCATTCACTGGAAGAACTCTGCCGTTTGTTCTCTCTCGATCGTGTGAGCAAGGGTGGGGCGGTATTCAATCACAAAAAGCTCTTGTGGTATAATGAACACTATCTGCGAAGCCAGTCCGACAAGATGTTGGCCAACCGGCTCAAGCCGCTGGCCGAAGCACATGGGGTGGAATTAACCGATCACGATTATCTGGAACAGGCTGTAGGTTTGCTTAAGGAGAGAGTATCCAGACTGGACGAACTGATTGAAATGGGACTCTTTTTCTTCAGGGATCCGGAGGAGTACGACCCCAAGGCACTCAATAAATGGAAAGACGGCAGCAGTGATCTTGTAAAACAGTATCGCGGCAAGATTGAGAAATTGCCTGAATCCGACTTCGCCGCCGGAACGCTTAAAAAGACCCTTGAAGAGGTAATTGAGGCCAATGATGTGGGTTTTGGCAAGCTGATGATGCCCTTGAGAATTGCTGTGACGGGACAGGGATTTGGACCCGATCTGTTTCAATCCATGGAGCTGATTGGCAAGGATGTGGTGATTCGCAGGATTGACACCGCACTGGAGCGGCTTTCCTAA
- a CDS encoding DUF1499 domain-containing protein, whose product MKFSRILFYLSLITAAAFLLSGYGYQWDLWGLGTGFTVLRYSAYSAIALTAVSAGTYWFVRNSGFLAKAFTIIAFLLMGSATATALYWQQEARSVPPIHDISTDLDNPPAFSAIVRLRTDAPNPPEYAGEETAQAQREAYPGIQPIILPDSVQPVMDHAVDLILDRDWEIVAINRDALRIEATEKLAWFGFKDDVVLRFTETDEGTRVDMRSKSRIGRSDVGVNAKRIDRFLTDLENRVE is encoded by the coding sequence ATGAAATTCTCAAGAATTTTATTTTACCTCTCGCTCATTACAGCTGCTGCATTCCTTCTTTCCGGTTATGGTTATCAATGGGATTTATGGGGTTTGGGAACAGGGTTTACAGTTCTCCGTTACAGCGCATACTCGGCCATTGCGCTAACAGCTGTTAGCGCCGGTACATATTGGTTTGTGAGAAATTCAGGGTTCCTCGCTAAAGCATTTACCATTATTGCTTTTCTGCTGATGGGTTCGGCGACTGCCACAGCGCTCTACTGGCAGCAGGAGGCCCGATCTGTTCCGCCCATTCATGATATTTCCACCGATCTTGACAATCCGCCAGCATTCTCTGCAATAGTCCGGCTGCGAACCGATGCCCCAAACCCGCCTGAATATGCAGGTGAGGAAACCGCACAGGCCCAGCGTGAAGCCTATCCCGGTATTCAGCCGATTATTCTACCGGATAGCGTACAGCCGGTGATGGACCATGCGGTAGATTTGATCCTGGACCGCGACTGGGAAATCGTTGCGATCAATCGGGATGCACTGCGCATAGAAGCCACGGAAAAGCTTGCATGGTTTGGCTTTAAAGATGATGTGGTTCTCCGGTTTACCGAGACCGATGAGGGCACACGTGTAGACATGCGTTCCAAATCCAGAATAGGCCGAAGCGATGTGGGAGTGAATGCAAAAAGAATTGACCGTTTTTTAACGGACCTGGAAAACAGGGTTGAATAG
- a CDS encoding VOC family protein, which produces MSIPRFHLAFPVKELEKTLIFYRDLLGCKTGRSSEKWIDFDFWGHQVVAHVSPQDAGKSASNEVDGHSVPAKHFGVILEWDEFHELADRLQDNDVTFVIEPYIRFKGEPGEQATMFLLDPSGNALEFKSFRDESQIFAV; this is translated from the coding sequence ATGTCTATACCACGCTTTCATCTCGCATTTCCCGTAAAGGAACTGGAAAAAACGCTTATTTTTTATCGCGATCTCCTTGGCTGCAAAACCGGCCGAAGCTCCGAAAAGTGGATCGACTTTGATTTCTGGGGTCACCAGGTTGTGGCGCATGTAAGCCCTCAGGATGCAGGGAAGTCAGCTTCAAATGAGGTGGACGGCCACTCTGTTCCCGCAAAACATTTTGGCGTGATTCTGGAGTGGGATGAGTTTCATGAGCTGGCCGACAGGCTACAAGACAATGATGTGACCTTTGTTATAGAACCCTACATACGCTTTAAGGGTGAACCGGGAGAACAGGCTACCATGTTTCTGCTCGACCCAAGCGGCAATGCACTTGAATTCAAGTCATTCAGGGATGAAAGCCAGATCTTCGCGGTTTGA
- a CDS encoding lamin tail domain-containing protein — MVINELLYRREAAGKPEFVELFNMGDEPIRLEGWLLEDSETSSRLPGEAVIQPGGYLVFTDQKSFANKSELTFYLGSWPGFSNAGDAVVLRNPTGVTADSVRYSPEWTEPRAGPGVSLERKDPSALSHDPSNWAVSLHPNGSTPGEINTVFEVDRRGPTAVFARVQNNRIETIFSEFILITPNTRFSVNGRPVVLHEYQQAGADRVVLSHNPGSADTELIVRAENITDFQGNQTVSTELPVARKPAPGDLVFAEIMYHELPEDTLTGAAQSEYLEIANSSSFSVSLEGIYIRESTDSDGNYRYILLTDTRHKYLSPGEQAVIYPETGNIPYHLSRTGLYFGASETLNRRSLRAERMTLSLVNTGKELYLAESSGSILDFIHYDPAWHNPNIVDTRGISLERISLHNDSNHGDNWTSSSAELGGTPAEVNSVNQSRKIADAGSGRITLQPNPFSPDADGIDDILSIRYELDQPDYLLKVRIYDRYGRLIHKLADSFRAGYSGELQWDGYTAAGNQNRIGIYIVWVEAYHSANGSREVLKEAVVLARRLD; from the coding sequence GTGGTCATTAACGAACTGCTCTATCGCAGGGAGGCTGCCGGTAAACCTGAATTTGTTGAGCTGTTCAATATGGGAGACGAACCGATCCGCCTCGAAGGATGGCTCCTGGAGGATTCCGAAACATCAAGCAGGCTGCCCGGCGAAGCTGTGATTCAGCCCGGCGGTTACCTGGTGTTCACGGACCAAAAATCTTTTGCAAATAAGTCTGAGCTTACGTTCTACCTTGGCTCCTGGCCGGGATTCAGCAACGCCGGCGACGCAGTAGTGCTGAGAAATCCGACAGGGGTGACTGCCGACAGTGTCAGGTATTCACCGGAGTGGACCGAACCGCGTGCCGGGCCCGGAGTATCTCTTGAAAGAAAAGATCCGTCTGCGCTATCGCACGACCCTTCCAACTGGGCAGTAAGCCTGCACCCCAATGGTTCCACGCCGGGCGAAATCAACACAGTTTTTGAGGTTGACCGAAGGGGTCCCACGGCTGTTTTTGCAAGGGTGCAGAATAACCGTATTGAAACAATATTCAGCGAATTTATCCTGATCACTCCGAATACTCGTTTCAGCGTGAACGGCCGGCCTGTTGTACTACATGAGTACCAACAGGCCGGCGCAGACCGTGTGGTTCTGTCTCATAATCCGGGGTCTGCCGATACGGAACTGATTGTCCGGGCGGAAAATATCACAGATTTTCAGGGTAATCAGACGGTCTCAACAGAATTGCCGGTTGCACGAAAACCTGCTCCGGGCGACCTGGTGTTCGCTGAAATCATGTATCATGAACTGCCTGAGGATACGCTTACAGGCGCTGCACAGTCAGAGTACCTGGAAATCGCCAACAGCAGTAGCTTTTCCGTTTCCCTGGAAGGAATTTACATAAGAGAAAGCACCGACAGTGACGGCAATTACCGTTACATTCTACTCACCGATACCCGGCACAAATATCTCAGTCCGGGTGAACAAGCTGTTATCTACCCGGAAACCGGCAACATACCCTATCATCTGAGCAGAACAGGCCTCTATTTCGGGGCTTCTGAAACCCTTAACCGCCGATCGCTGAGGGCCGAACGCATGACACTGAGCCTGGTAAATACAGGCAAAGAGCTCTACCTTGCTGAGAGCAGCGGTTCGATACTCGATTTCATTCATTACGACCCGGCCTGGCATAACCCGAACATAGTTGACACACGCGGGATTTCACTGGAAAGAATATCGCTGCATAATGACAGCAACCACGGCGATAACTGGACGTCCAGTTCTGCAGAACTCGGGGGTACCCCCGCAGAGGTAAACAGCGTAAACCAATCCAGGAAAATTGCGGATGCAGGTAGCGGTCGGATTACTTTGCAGCCCAACCCTTTTTCACCTGACGCTGATGGTATCGACGACATTCTGAGCATCCGCTATGAACTTGATCAGCCGGATTACCTCCTGAAAGTCAGAATTTATGATCGCTATGGACGACTGATTCATAAGTTGGCAGACAGCTTCAGGGCCGGCTACTCAGGGGAGCTTCAGTGGGACGGATATACAGCAGCAGGCAACCAAAACCGTATCGGCATCTACATCGTCTGGGTTGAAGCTTACCATTCCGCCAACGGTTCGAGGGAGGTATTAAAAGAGGCAGTGGTGCTGGCAAGAAGGCTCGACTGA
- a CDS encoding pyridoxal phosphate-dependent decarboxylase family protein gives MNHFEPYLPLLSEALQKLDAWRNRFGEHAGIAQADPDEIRNILSDLETRLEGNYPFHHPQYAGQMLKPPHPVAWLAYALTATINPNNHALDGGPPTSQMEKEAVAHLAGMVGYEENWLGHLTSAGTIANLEALFVSREIHPGKKVAATANAHYTHSRMSHVLNMPFLEIPVSARGVPDLDFIDMHGREIGTLVVTMGTTGLGYVEPLGEMLALSKKHGFRIHADAAYGGFFRLIAPDLPKHADWNLLSEADSIVIDPHKHGLQPYGCGSVLYKDASVGRFFKHDSPYTYFTSDQLHLGEISLECSRAGASAAAFWATLELLPLTPDGLGSVLRKARNASVSFTERVKESKEFDLYTEPDLDIAGYFKIPGQKTASAVSESSQRIFREGMENPESGYHLSLFRVPAAHFCTIFHDYDADAHDVVLLRSVFMKEEHEAYIDILADRLGM, from the coding sequence TTGAATCACTTTGAACCCTATTTGCCGCTGCTGAGCGAAGCACTGCAAAAGCTGGATGCGTGGCGCAATCGCTTTGGGGAACATGCCGGGATTGCACAAGCCGATCCGGATGAAATACGGAATATACTGAGTGATCTTGAAACCCGGCTGGAAGGAAACTACCCTTTTCACCATCCACAGTATGCGGGGCAGATGCTCAAACCTCCGCATCCTGTCGCATGGCTCGCTTACGCCCTGACCGCAACCATCAACCCCAACAATCATGCCCTGGATGGCGGCCCGCCAACATCACAAATGGAAAAAGAGGCGGTTGCTCATTTGGCCGGGATGGTAGGTTATGAGGAGAACTGGCTGGGTCACCTCACTTCTGCAGGCACCATTGCCAACCTGGAAGCTCTTTTCGTTTCAAGGGAAATCCATCCGGGAAAGAAGGTTGCTGCAACGGCCAATGCACACTATACGCATTCCAGGATGAGCCATGTTCTGAATATGCCTTTTCTCGAAATTCCGGTATCAGCCCGGGGGGTTCCGGATCTTGATTTCATTGATATGCATGGGCGGGAGATCGGAACCCTTGTTGTAACCATGGGTACCACAGGACTTGGATATGTTGAACCGCTTGGTGAAATGCTGGCACTTTCCAAAAAGCATGGGTTCAGAATTCATGCAGATGCTGCCTACGGCGGATTTTTCAGGCTTATTGCCCCCGATCTGCCTAAACACGCGGACTGGAACCTTCTGTCGGAAGCCGATAGTATCGTAATTGATCCTCATAAACACGGTCTTCAGCCCTATGGCTGCGGGAGTGTGCTGTATAAAGACGCCTCGGTTGGAAGATTTTTCAAACATGATTCACCCTACACCTACTTCACATCCGATCAGCTTCACCTGGGTGAAATAAGCCTGGAATGCTCACGTGCCGGAGCTTCGGCGGCTGCATTTTGGGCAACTTTAGAGCTGCTTCCGCTCACTCCGGACGGACTGGGCTCTGTACTTCGCAAAGCAAGAAATGCCTCGGTCAGTTTCACAGAGAGAGTGAAAGAGAGTAAGGAGTTTGACCTTTATACCGAACCCGATCTGGATATCGCAGGTTATTTTAAGATACCGGGGCAAAAAACAGCTTCTGCCGTAAGTGAAAGCAGCCAAAGGATTTTCCGGGAAGGAATGGAAAACCCTGAAAGCGGATATCACCTTAGCCTGTTCAGGGTTCCGGCGGCTCACTTTTGCACGATTTTTCACGATTATGATGCCGACGCTCATGATGTTGTCCTGCTTCGAAGCGTTTTTATGAAGGAAGAGCATGAAGCCTACATCGATATACTGGCTGACAGGCTTGGAATGTAA
- a CDS encoding DUF3078 domain-containing protein yields the protein MKKRYVSILFTVLILFISHSAMAQDAPAVPDSLDGWDYSWTFGINGSQAAYSNWSQGGVNTIAATGNSNFQALYKKDRFSYVFQFETRFGQTRTDGQGVRKTDDRLAVSNRFLYDLSEDHEEFKLFANINFRTQFAKGYDYEAGPNDEDVLISDFMAPGYFVQNAGVAYVPTPNFSAEAGFGLLQTIVNDESLSTQYGLAEGDTFRNEAGISLAAAYSMTLADNLSWSSSVETFTNVNKAVSSTDVFFLNELTGKINSFMNASLRLDLVYDDDFSDEIQVAQVLSLGVSFILI from the coding sequence ATGAAAAAACGATACGTATCTATACTTTTTACCGTACTCATACTCTTCATCAGCCATTCTGCCATGGCTCAGGATGCACCCGCTGTACCCGACTCCCTGGACGGCTGGGACTACAGCTGGACGTTTGGGATCAACGGTTCACAGGCTGCTTACTCAAACTGGTCGCAGGGTGGAGTGAATACCATTGCCGCCACCGGGAATTCAAACTTTCAGGCGCTCTATAAGAAAGACCGGTTTTCCTACGTATTTCAGTTTGAGACACGATTCGGTCAGACCCGGACGGACGGGCAGGGAGTGAGGAAAACGGATGACCGCCTTGCAGTAAGTAACCGGTTTCTCTATGACCTGTCAGAAGACCATGAGGAGTTCAAATTGTTTGCGAACATCAACTTCAGAACTCAGTTTGCAAAGGGTTATGATTATGAAGCCGGTCCCAATGATGAGGATGTTCTGATATCGGATTTTATGGCACCGGGCTATTTTGTGCAAAATGCCGGGGTAGCATATGTGCCCACTCCAAACTTTTCGGCTGAAGCCGGCTTTGGACTTCTTCAAACAATTGTTAATGATGAATCACTCTCCACCCAGTATGGGCTGGCAGAGGGAGATACGTTCAGAAATGAAGCCGGTATTAGTCTGGCAGCGGCGTACAGTATGACCCTTGCTGACAATCTTAGCTGGAGCTCGTCTGTCGAAACCTTTACCAATGTTAATAAAGCAGTAAGCAGTACGGATGTTTTCTTCCTGAATGAGCTTACAGGAAAGATTAACAGCTTTATGAATGCATCGCTGCGGCTTGATCTTGTATACGACGATGACTTTTCAGATGAGATACAGGTTGCGCAGGTACTTTCGCTCGGCGTGTCATTCATTCTAATTTAG
- a CDS encoding phosphoribosyltransferase family protein: protein MILLDEARIERTLKRMAFQIIEMAQGYPVYIVALNERGSSVASSIKNVIEKVTGSAVPTDRLDVDEENGFSLSQPILPDSFLVIVDDVIFSGETIQRAMDRIHAIHDFRKICVSVLVDRGHRKYPVFAEIVGVHVPTKLNEQVNLLLDNSKPEKVILEQL from the coding sequence ATGATACTTCTCGACGAAGCCAGAATTGAGCGTACCCTTAAACGCATGGCATTTCAAATCATAGAAATGGCACAAGGGTATCCCGTTTATATTGTGGCATTAAACGAGCGCGGAAGTTCTGTCGCATCATCAATCAAAAATGTAATTGAAAAGGTTACGGGCAGCGCTGTTCCGACCGACAGGCTGGACGTTGATGAAGAAAACGGTTTTTCACTTTCACAGCCGATTCTGCCGGATAGTTTTCTTGTTATCGTTGATGACGTCATCTTTAGCGGAGAGACGATTCAGCGAGCGATGGACCGCATCCATGCCATCCATGATTTTCGCAAAATATGTGTTTCGGTGCTTGTTGACAGGGGGCACAGAAAGTATCCTGTTTTTGCTGAAATAGTGGGAGTTCACGTGCCAACAAAGCTGAATGAGCAGGTTAACCTCTTGCTTGATAACTCAAAACCTGAGAAAGTTATTCTTGAACAACTCTGA